The sequence below is a genomic window from Streptomyces sp. B21-105.
CAGCAGCGCGCCGGTCAGTACCAGGCTGGACAGGTCGACCCCTGATTCCAGGCGCTTGCCGCTCCAGTTGTAGAGGCCGATGTTGAGCGTCCAGTTCTCCTCGCCCCGCAGTACTGTCAGCGGCAGGAAGAAGGCGTTCCAGGTGTTGACGAAGGCCAGCAGAAACACGGTTGCGCCTCCTGTCGTCATCATCCTGAGCACGATGCTTGTGAAGATGCGCAGTTCGCCCGCGCCGTCGAGGCGCGCCGCCTCGAGCAGTTCGAAGGGGATGGTCGCCTCGGTGTACACCTTGGCCAAGTACACGCTGAACGGGTTGATCAGGCAGGGGATCAGCATCGCCCACGGCGTGTCGACGAGGCCGATCTCCGAGAACAGCAGATACAGCGGCAACGTGAGCAGGGCGATCGGAATCAGGAACGACCCCACTACGCAGGCGAAGACGAGGGAACGCCCCGGAAACTCGAAGCGGGCCAGGCCGTAACCGGTTGCGAGCGCGATCAGGGTGCCGCCGAGCGACCCGACACCGGCATACAGCAGGGAGTTCGCGGTCCACCGCAGGAAGATGCCGTCCGAGTAGGTGAACAGCTGATGCAGATTGTCCCAGAAATGCATGCCGGAGAACCAGAGACCGTTGCTCTGGTAGAGCCCCGCACGGTCCTTAGTGGCGGCGACGATCAGCCACCACACCGGAAACAGGCTGTAAGCGCTTGCCAGCATCAGGCCCAGGAGTAGGAAGCGCTGCCCGCCGCGTGAACGAGCCGCCGGATCGGCCGTTGTACGGCGGCTTACCACCAGCGTCATGTGTTTCGGTGCGCGGTCTTTGGTGAGGGTCATCAGTCGGCCTCCTTCGACGTCATCCGGTAGAAGAGGAAGGAAGCGACGCCCAGGATCAGCGCGAGCAACACGGAGAGGGCCGCGGCGTAGTGGTAGTTGCCGGCGTTGAACGCCTGATTGTAAATGATCATGATGGGTGTGAAGCTGTCGTCCACCGTCTGCGGTGTGACATTGCGGAACAGCGCCGGCTCATTGAAGATCTGCAGCATCTGGATGACGGAGAGCAGCCCGGTCAGGACCAGCGCCTCTCTGACATACGGAACTTTGATGCTGCGGGCGATGCGGATCTCCGAAGCGCCGTCCAGCCTGGCAGCTTCGAACAACTCGCGGGGAACCGCCTGAAGTGCCGAGTAGATGATCACCATGTTGTAGCCGATGCCGTGCCAGGTGAGAAGGTTCCCGATCGACGGCCAGACCATGGAAGGAGCGAAGAAGTTCCAGTCGGCGCCGAACAGTGCGCCCAATGGGGTCAGCGGACCGACGTCGGGGCTGTAGAGGTTGATCCACACGATGGCGGCGACCACCCCGGGGATCATGTAGGGGACCAGCAGCAGGATCCGGAACCGGCTTGCTGCACGCGACGTCAGTGCGTCCAGGAGCAGTGCCAGCAGGAGGCTGATCGACAGCATGACCGGTATCTGCACCCCGGCGAACAGCACCACGCGCAGGATGGAGCCCAGAAACGCCGAATCCGTCAGACCCTGATGGTAGTTGTCCAGACCGGAGAATTCTTCCGTCGCGCCACCGAGCCCCAGCCCGGACTGATGGGTGCGGAACAGGGACTGGTAGACGGCGTAGCCGATCGGCACCAGATACAGAAACACGAAGCCGAGTTGGAAGGGCACCGTGAATGCGGCACCCTTCCAACGCAGTGAACGGATCATCCTCTGCGCCTCAGCCCTTGACGCTGATGCCGCGGGACTTCAGGTCGTCGACGGTCCACCGCTGCATGTGTGCCAGCAGGTCGGTGACGCTCTGCGTTTTGTTGACGACTTTGGCCCAGCCGGCCTGCATCTCGGTGAACATGGCGGTCCAGTTGGGGCCGAAGGTCCAGTCGGTGGTCACCGTGCTCAGACTGTCCTTCACGACCTGCTGGGCCGGCTGATAGTTCGTGCCGAGCAACTTTTCCGGGATCGCCTCGGCGACGTACGGGTGGCTGTCGACCAGCGCGGGCATCACACCGTTGCCCGTGGCCGGGTCCGCCATCGTCGTGACCGCGCCGACGTCCGTGGACATCCACAACGCTGCTTCCGCGGCTTGCTGCTGGTGCCTGCACTGTTCCGTCACCAAGGTCAGGCCGCCGCTCTGGTTGGTGCCCGCCGGCGTCTTGGCCGCCTCACCCGCGAACGTCGGCCACGGCGACAGCGCCCACTTGCCGAGGGACTTGGTGAAGTTCTGCACCATGCCGGCCATCTGCCACGTCGATATCTGTCGCGTCGCGGTGCCGCCGTCGTCGTAATTGCGCTGAACGGCTGCGTAGTCGGCGAAGGAGAGCTTGGAGTTGAGGTCGTTGTCGATGATCTCCTGGATCACCTGGGCGGCCTTGAGGGTTCCCTCGTCCTGGAAATTCACTTTCCACGACGATCCGTCGATGGCGTACCAGTGTGCTCCCGCCTGCATGGCGAGCACTTCGAGCGTGCTGGGATCCTCGCCGGCGAAGTTGGTGATCTCGACACCGTGTTTCTTCAGCTGCTTGCCCGCGGCGATGAATTCGTCCCAGGTCGTGGGGGCCCGGAGACCGTACTTGGTGAAGATGTCCGTGCGGTAGATGGTGAACGCGGGAGCCGAACTGGTCGGCACCCCGTACACCTTGCCCTGAACCTGTCCCGCGGTCCATGACCCCGCGTTGAACTTGTCCTTGCTCGAACCGACGTACTGCGTGATGTCGGCCAGCGCGCCCTGTGACACCCAGCTGGTCACGTACTCGGCGGTGTTCTGCACCAGGCAGGGAGCGTTTCCCGCCTTGACGGCGTTGGTCAGCTGCTTCTGCATGGTCAGCTGGTCGGTCACCTTGGTGTACTTCAACTGGACGTCCTTGTGGGAGGCGTTGAACGCTTCGATGACCGCCTCCTGCCCGTTGGCCCATCCCCAGAACGGGAGGGTGACCGGGCCGGACGCCGAGGCGTCCCCGTCATTCGATCCGCCGCAGGCGGAGAGCAGACCTGTCAGTGCGATACCTGCCACGGCGGCGCGGGCGAACCTTCTCCGGGGGCTGCTGGAGTTCATCTGACCGTGATCCTTCGGGAAGTGGGTGTCTCGGAACGAGGGAAACGGCGGCTCAGTACTGGCCGGGAACGGCGGCGGTGAGGCCGGACGACGTCGGCAAAGCGGAAGCGGTAGAAACCGGTTGCTGTGACCGTAGGCCGGTTGCTCCGGCCAGATCAAGGGGGCGGGCAGGGAAATGTTGTGCGTGTGGGATGGGCGAGAATGGGCGAGGTGCTCGCGGAGCATTGCAACGATATGAATCGGTGCAGCTCAGATGCGGCTGACGGCTCGGAAGTGGGATGCGGGGCCGGGCCTCCGGGGAGGCCCGGAGCAAGACACCCGTTAGAAACCGTTTACGAAACTCTGGCTCGATCGGTCTGAGCCGATGCCGTCTGCGGTGCTTCCAGGGGATAATGCCGGCCGTTCACGTCGCCGGTCGCCCTGCCGCGGGACGGAGTTGGCGTCCGACAAGCGCCCGAGTGAGTGACGCGATGCGGAGGTGCTATGCGTGGTGCGGCGACCTCGGTGTCCGGCGATACCCCGCTTGACGGGTGAGGTCGCGGGACTGGGGAGCCGCGACGTGAGGTGCGGCTCTGTCTGGCAGTGCTAAGAGCGTTGAGGTGCCGGCACG
It includes:
- a CDS encoding ABC transporter substrate-binding protein yields the protein MNSSSPRRRFARAAVAGIALTGLLSACGGSNDGDASASGPVTLPFWGWANGQEAVIEAFNASHKDVQLKYTKVTDQLTMQKQLTNAVKAGNAPCLVQNTAEYVTSWVSQGALADITQYVGSSKDKFNAGSWTAGQVQGKVYGVPTSSAPAFTIYRTDIFTKYGLRAPTTWDEFIAAGKQLKKHGVEITNFAGEDPSTLEVLAMQAGAHWYAIDGSSWKVNFQDEGTLKAAQVIQEIIDNDLNSKLSFADYAAVQRNYDDGGTATRQISTWQMAGMVQNFTKSLGKWALSPWPTFAGEAAKTPAGTNQSGGLTLVTEQCRHQQQAAEAALWMSTDVGAVTTMADPATGNGVMPALVDSHPYVAEAIPEKLLGTNYQPAQQVVKDSLSTVTTDWTFGPNWTAMFTEMQAGWAKVVNKTQSVTDLLAHMQRWTVDDLKSRGISVKG
- a CDS encoding carbohydrate ABC transporter permease encodes the protein MIRSLRWKGAAFTVPFQLGFVFLYLVPIGYAVYQSLFRTHQSGLGLGGATEEFSGLDNYHQGLTDSAFLGSILRVVLFAGVQIPVMLSISLLLALLLDALTSRAASRFRILLLVPYMIPGVVAAIVWINLYSPDVGPLTPLGALFGADWNFFAPSMVWPSIGNLLTWHGIGYNMVIIYSALQAVPRELFEAARLDGASEIRIARSIKVPYVREALVLTGLLSVIQMLQIFNEPALFRNVTPQTVDDSFTPIMIIYNQAFNAGNYHYAAALSVLLALILGVASFLFYRMTSKEAD
- a CDS encoding carbohydrate ABC transporter permease; amino-acid sequence: MTLTKDRAPKHMTLVVSRRTTADPAARSRGGQRFLLLGLMLASAYSLFPVWWLIVAATKDRAGLYQSNGLWFSGMHFWDNLHQLFTYSDGIFLRWTANSLLYAGVGSLGGTLIALATGYGLARFEFPGRSLVFACVVGSFLIPIALLTLPLYLLFSEIGLVDTPWAMLIPCLINPFSVYLAKVYTEATIPFELLEAARLDGAGELRIFTSIVLRMMTTGGATVFLLAFVNTWNAFFLPLTVLRGEENWTLNIGLYNWSGKRLESGVDLSSLVLTGALLSIVPMAIMMVAMRRYWRTGVTLGALK